One Megalopta genalis isolate 19385.01 chromosome 11, iyMegGena1_principal, whole genome shotgun sequence genomic region harbors:
- the l(2)k05819 gene encoding transmembrane protein 94-like protein l(2)k05819 isoform X4 gives MVGDQAKDHSSRTNEKANNKFTESLGLTTTIALETLQRDIKRVLQEYEEECRRNKKYKAWLKDTLHHRSQYTTLCWTSAIALLINAIILVIEFFTVNETWYFTLPYEGLTVCCLVVLNFILVVSDNKLRHKEIPHRVRILLDQLEVAKHSCQWESENYPHLCSPLSPCLTLQWTYRDGHIVNLPWALLVAGDIIVIKPGQQAPGYCVPYDDADAPVLHVREVYSPQVHSANEIFSTPQARAPLKNKIYKLQETPYLMNLRMAFDQALDRPVTYHNRKRHLLMICCIEQLAYPVLLVILLIVNLFRYLYLYEYFGVGHWNEMFLLQPIAISIPLLPLVFPICWIFLNCFGMARFKALFKLYQSSKKLQFVDPFEDTDISGPSYPEVVYNWMELKEYFFNILLGKEHMMSRSASILHVLGSVTALCCVDKKGILSWPNPTAEKVFFLRNANTLSPTSSTGSLDKTSEHHCQTHTDDSKQYSNKTSYVQHDMSHSTAEVLDLTHDHALPFRLQFDDHAWRQHLNSLKPLGLAILLNTCNMQTQEHYMQFCCHVTCEALYNENLVPVTNRRYQDHSVEDKSGYQAKDTIQSSRQVYLVDESGSLGQMWCLCELAKQIGFQDQAQHIFQLEQQLSTFRHVQPEMVRRDIKFARSLSIATKLKFPFPHMVAVVVKERTGGGLQLLTQGTADIILDSCIEFWDGHDLCPLSASDRKKVQDFYQRTSLTSYCTAFAYRPLTRGISSKMSKIYLELPADSKHLYTPHRSPTPLPWDFRNVLDPRVKGILGQFHSTDSLLCNENKDDNISDVESCFEIQCNQVFIGMVTMQYQAQTDMVQLIEQLDRACIRFVHFSKENELRSRVFSEKMGLESGWNCHISLLSERARRQQWLERYPHMTPSYMSESPVGWWVSQAAAMSSPTPSAQSHQHNYSCMDEASHLLNRVSPRTNLDTSRAMSMSAPSAINTDFSTVKFDDETTEWNDTGLSQVKSAMSHREQDTVRSEDSVLVQSVDLGSGQEAWRSLSCLTDSTEQSAPVNFDLSNRAKLPRGIDKIRPHLELIDNVPLLVSLFTDCNTTVTREMLHIMQDYGEVVCVLGSSANAENMPIFMQADAGVAVEPLYPQVCQRIPVLTLTREDQGPSPVDISRALNSVACSLSVKREDPIAIFHLIMEARHYMKCLWNCVQFWVCCTVTLSFTQALSSFLLLPPLFSVDQVLWLSCLIIPMLSISMIATPKDTTIMQRATGKNQCTINGQIALFVLWCYGSKFLPTIITIVLSQCISFMTLCPIYANMDAKCLYVYPESRGEVPWGGWGAKPNVVLVVQHFALSLLVLHLVTISVGFVHREYSIWRKLPFNNFVWFLSAFITLCAQAAFSGAVFCSFWKEEGEKITDFPLHLPLFFLSSLPLIFAVNELIKWQEIKVNVRYQKRARLEFGTKLGMNSPF, from the exons taaattttattttagttgTATCAGATAACAAATTACGTCACAAAGAAATTCCTCATAGAGTACGAATACTTCTTGACCAACTAGAAG ttGCAAAACATTCTTGCCAATGGGAATCTGAAAATTACCCACATTTATGCAGTCCATTATCTCCCTGTTTAACTTTACAATGGACATACCGTGATGGTCACATAGTCAACTTGCCATGGGCATTATTGGTTGCTGGAGACATAATTGTAATCAAACCTGGACAACAAGCACCCGGATACTGTGTCCCCTATGAT GATGCAGATGCACCAGTGCTACATGTAAGAGAAGTGTACAGTCCTCAAGTTCATAGtgcaaatgaaatattttcaacACCACAGGCACGGGCTCCATTGAAGAACAAAATTTACAAACTTCAAGAAACCCCATATTTGATGAATCTCAGAATGGCTTTTGATCAAGCTCTCGACAGACCAGTCACATATCATAATCGCAAGCGACACCTTTTAATGATATGTTGTATCGAACAACTCGCCTACCCAGTTCTTTTAGTTATTTTGTTAATTGTAAATTTATTCCGGTATTTATATTTGTACGAATACTTTGGCGTTGGTCACTGGAACGAAATGTTTCTGTTGCAACCAATTGCCATTAGCATTCCCCTACTTCCATTAGTATTTCCGATTTGTTGGATTTTTCTAAACTGTTTTGGAATGGCGCGGTTTAAAgctttatttaaactttatcaGTCTTCGAAAAAACTCCAG TTTGTCGATCCGTTtgaggatactgatatttctgGCCCAAGTTATCCAGAGGTGGTGTACAACTGGATGGAACTGAAAGaatattttttcaatattctTCTTGGTAAGGAGCACATGATGTCCAGATCTGCGAGTATCTTACACGTTTTAGGATCAGTCACG GCATTATGTTGCGTGGATAAAAAAGGAATTCTTTCATGGCCTAATCCAACAGCAGAGAAGGTATTCTTCCTACGCAATGCCAATACTTTGTCTCCAACTTCAAG CACTGGTAGTCTAGATAAGACTTCTGAACATCACTGCCAAACTCATACAGATGATTCTAAACAGTATTCTAATAAAACATCTTATGTTCAACATG ACATGTCTCATTCAACAGCTGAAGTTTTGGATCTTACCCATGACCATGCTCTACCATTTCGTCTACAGTTTGATGATCATGCTTGGAGGCAGCATTTGAACTCGTTGAAACCGCTAGGTTTAGCGATTCTACTCAACACATGTAACATGCAAACGCAAGAGCATTATATGCAGTTCTGTTGTCATGTCACTTGCGAAGCTCTGTACAATGAGAATCTTGTTCCGGTTACGAACAGACG CTACCAGGATCACAGTGTAGAAGATAAAAGTGGGTATCAGGCAAAAGATACAATACAAAGTTCAAGACAAGTGTATTTAGTGGACGAATCAGGGAGCCTTGGACAGATGTG GTGCCTGTGTGAGTTAGCGAAGCAGATAGGTTTCCAAGACCAGGCACAACATATATTCCAATTGGAGCAACAATTGTCCACGTTTAGGCATGTT CAACCGGAAATGGTTCGCCGTGACATAAAGTTCGCAAGGTCCTTAAGCATTGCAACGAAGTTGAAGTTCCCTTTTCCGCATATGGTCGCCGTAGTAGTTAAGGAACGCACTGGAGGCGGTTTACAATTACTTACACAGGGTACAGCAGACATAATTTTGGATTCGTGTATTGAGTTTTGGGATGGTCACGATCTCTGTCCACTTTCCGCGTCCGATAG AAAAAAGGTGCAAGACTTTTATCAAAGGACAAGCTTAACATCATACTGCACTGCATTTGCATACAGACCATTAACGCGTGGTATTAGCAGTAAAATGTCTAAAATATACTTAGAACTTCCTGCAGACAGCAAACATTTGTACACACCCCATAGAAGCCCCACTCCATTGCCCTGGGACTTTAGAAATGTTCTTGATCCCCGAGTGAAAGGCATACTTGGACAATTTCATTCAACTG ACTCCTTGTTGTGCAATGAAAATAAGGACGAcaacataagtgatgtagaaagtTGTTTTGAAATTCAATGCAACCAAGTCTTCATTGGAATGGTCACAATGCAGTATCAAGCACAAACGGATATG GTTCAATTGATCGAACAATTGGACAGAGCATGCATACGATTCGTACACTTCAGCAAAGAGAACGAACTGCGGTCTCGGGTGTTCTCGGAGAAGATGGGTCTGGAAAGCGGATGGAATTGTCATATTTCGTTGCTCAGTGAAAGAGCTAG GAGACAGCAATGGCTGGAGAGATATCCACACATGACCCCATCGTATAT GTCCGAGAGTCCAGTGGGTTGGTGGGTGAGCCAGGCAGCAGCCATGTCCTCACCCACTCCCTCGGCCCAATCTCATCAGCATAATTACTCCTGCATGGATGAGGCCAGCCACTTGCTTAATCGTGTCTCTCCTCG CACCAATCTGGACACCAGCCGTGCCATGAGCATGTCCGCACCGAGTGCCATAAATACGGACTTCTCGACCGTCAAGTTCGACGACGAGACCACCGAGTGGAACGACACCGGATTGTCTCAAGTGAAGAGTGCCATGAGCCATAG GGAACAGGATACGGTGAGAAGCGAGGACAGTGTGCTGGTGCAAAGTGTAGATTTAGGATCTGGCCAGGAAGCGTGGCGGTCACTAAGCTGTCTTACGGATAGCACGGAACAAAGTGCTCCTGTTAATTTCGACTTATCCAACAGA GCGAAGCTACCAAGAGGCATCGACAAAATTCGACCACACCTGGAACTAATAGACAACGTTCCCTTACTGGTGTCATTGTTCACCGACTGCAACACAACAGTCACTAGGGAAATGCTGCACATCATGCAGGATTATGGAGAAGTTGTTTGCGTGCTTGGCTCCTCCGCTAACGCAGAGAACATGCCAATATTTATGCAAGCGGATGCAGG GGTCGCCGTGGAACCGTTGTACCCACAAGTTTGCCAGAGAATTCCTGTACTAACTCTAACGAGAGAAGACCAAGGCCCATCTCCGGTCGACATAAGCAGAGCGTTGAACTCTGTTGCGTGCTCGTTGAGCGTGAAGCGCGAGGATCCGATCGCCATATTCCATTTGATTATGGAG GCTCGTCATTACATGAAGTGCCTCTGGAATTGCGTGCAATTCTGGGTCTGTTGCACGGTCACACTCTCCTTCACGCAAGCTCTGTCCAGCTTCCTGCTGCTGCCGCCATTGTTCTCCGTCGATCAGGTCTTATGGTTGAGTTGCTTAATCATTCCAATGCTATCGATATCAATGATCGCCACGCCGAAAGACACCACTATAATGCAACGTGCCACTGGCAAGAATCAGTGCACCATAAACGGACAA ATCGCATTGTTCGTTCTGTGGTGCTACGGTAGCAAGTTTCTACCCACGATTATAACTATAGTTTTATCGCAGTGTATCTCGTTTATGACACTGTGCCCCATTTACGCGAACATGGACGCCAAGTGTCTTTACGTGTACCCCGAGTCCAGGGGTGAGGTGCCATGGGGTGGCTGGGGTGCCAAACCAAATGTCGTCTTAGTGGTACAGCATTTTGCTTTGTCGTTGTTAGTTTTACATTTAG TAACGATATCCGTAGGCTTTGTACATAGAGAGTACTCTATTTGGAGGAAACTACCTTTCAACAATTTCGTGTGGTTCTTAAGTGCATTTATAAC tctGTGCGCACAAGCAGCATTCTCGGGGGCTGTTTTCTGCTCGTTCTGGAAAGAGGAGGGTGAGAAGATCACGGATTTTCCGCTTCATCTTCCTCTGTTCTTCTTGAGTTCTCTGCCCCTCATTTTTGCCGTTAACGAGTTGATTAAGTGGCAAGAGATTAA AGTGAACGTGAGGTATCAGAAGAGAGCTCGGCTGGAATTCGGTACGAAGCTCGGTATGAATTCGCCGTTTTAG
- the l(2)k05819 gene encoding transmembrane protein 94-like protein l(2)k05819 isoform X9 — MVGDQAKDHSSRTNEKANNKFTESLGLTTTIALETLQRDIKRVLQEYEEECRRNKKYKAWLKDTLHHRSQYTTLCWTSAIALLINAIILVIEFFTVNETWYFTLPYEGLTVCCLVVLNFILVVSDNKLRHKEIPHRVRILLDQLEVAKHSCQWESENYPHLCSPLSPCLTLQWTYRDGHIVNLPWALLVAGDIIVIKPGQQAPGYCVPYDDADAPVLHVREVYSPQVHSANEIFSTPQARAPLKNKIYKLQETPYLMNLRMAFDQALDRPVTYHNRKRHLLMICCIEQLAYPVLLVILLIVNLFRYLYLYEYFGVGHWNEMFLLQPIAISIPLLPLVFPICWIFLNCFGMARFKALFKLYQSSKKLQFVDPFEDTDISGPSYPEVVYNWMELKEYFFNILLGKEHMMSRSASILHVLGSVTALCCVDKKGILSWPNPTAEKVFFLRNANTLSPTSSTGSLDKTSEHHCQTHTDDSKQYSNKTSYVQHDMSHSTAEVLDLTHDHALPFRLQFDDHAWRQHLNSLKPLGLAILLNTCNMQTQEHYMQFCCHVTCEALYNENLVPVTNRRCLCELAKQIGFQDQAQHIFQLEQQLSTFRHVQPEMVRRDIKFARSLSIATKLKFPFPHMVAVVVKERTGGGLQLLTQGTADIILDSCIEFWDGHDLCPLSASDRKKVQDFYQRTSLTSYCTAFAYRPLTRGISSKMSKIYLELPADSKHLYTPHRSPTPLPWDFRNVLDPRVKGILGQFHSTDSLLCNENKDDNISDVESCFEIQCNQVFIGMVTMQYQAQTDMVQLIEQLDRACIRFVHFSKENELRSRVFSEKMGLESGWNCHISLLSERARSESPVGWWVSQAAAMSSPTPSAQSHQHNYSCMDEASHLLNRVSPRTNLDTSRAMSMSAPSAINTDFSTVKFDDETTEWNDTGLSQVKSAMSHREQDTVRSEDSVLVQSVDLGSGQEAWRSLSCLTDSTEQSAPVNFDLSNRAKLPRGIDKIRPHLELIDNVPLLVSLFTDCNTTVTREMLHIMQDYGEVVCVLGSSANAENMPIFMQADAGVAVEPLYPQVCQRIPVLTLTREDQGPSPVDISRALNSVACSLSVKREDPIAIFHLIMEARHYMKCLWNCVQFWVCCTVTLSFTQALSSFLLLPPLFSVDQVLWLSCLIIPMLSISMIATPKDTTIMQRATGKNQCTINGQIALFVLWCYGSKFLPTIITIVLSQCISFMTLCPIYANMDAKCLYVYPESRGEVPWGGWGAKPNVVLVVQHFALSLLVLHLVTISVGFVHREYSIWRKLPFNNFVWFLSAFITLCAQAAFSGAVFCSFWKEEGEKITDFPLHLPLFFLSSLPLIFAVNELIKWQEIKVNVRYQKRARLEFGTKLGMNSPF; from the exons taaattttattttagttgTATCAGATAACAAATTACGTCACAAAGAAATTCCTCATAGAGTACGAATACTTCTTGACCAACTAGAAG ttGCAAAACATTCTTGCCAATGGGAATCTGAAAATTACCCACATTTATGCAGTCCATTATCTCCCTGTTTAACTTTACAATGGACATACCGTGATGGTCACATAGTCAACTTGCCATGGGCATTATTGGTTGCTGGAGACATAATTGTAATCAAACCTGGACAACAAGCACCCGGATACTGTGTCCCCTATGAT GATGCAGATGCACCAGTGCTACATGTAAGAGAAGTGTACAGTCCTCAAGTTCATAGtgcaaatgaaatattttcaacACCACAGGCACGGGCTCCATTGAAGAACAAAATTTACAAACTTCAAGAAACCCCATATTTGATGAATCTCAGAATGGCTTTTGATCAAGCTCTCGACAGACCAGTCACATATCATAATCGCAAGCGACACCTTTTAATGATATGTTGTATCGAACAACTCGCCTACCCAGTTCTTTTAGTTATTTTGTTAATTGTAAATTTATTCCGGTATTTATATTTGTACGAATACTTTGGCGTTGGTCACTGGAACGAAATGTTTCTGTTGCAACCAATTGCCATTAGCATTCCCCTACTTCCATTAGTATTTCCGATTTGTTGGATTTTTCTAAACTGTTTTGGAATGGCGCGGTTTAAAgctttatttaaactttatcaGTCTTCGAAAAAACTCCAG TTTGTCGATCCGTTtgaggatactgatatttctgGCCCAAGTTATCCAGAGGTGGTGTACAACTGGATGGAACTGAAAGaatattttttcaatattctTCTTGGTAAGGAGCACATGATGTCCAGATCTGCGAGTATCTTACACGTTTTAGGATCAGTCACG GCATTATGTTGCGTGGATAAAAAAGGAATTCTTTCATGGCCTAATCCAACAGCAGAGAAGGTATTCTTCCTACGCAATGCCAATACTTTGTCTCCAACTTCAAG CACTGGTAGTCTAGATAAGACTTCTGAACATCACTGCCAAACTCATACAGATGATTCTAAACAGTATTCTAATAAAACATCTTATGTTCAACATG ACATGTCTCATTCAACAGCTGAAGTTTTGGATCTTACCCATGACCATGCTCTACCATTTCGTCTACAGTTTGATGATCATGCTTGGAGGCAGCATTTGAACTCGTTGAAACCGCTAGGTTTAGCGATTCTACTCAACACATGTAACATGCAAACGCAAGAGCATTATATGCAGTTCTGTTGTCATGTCACTTGCGAAGCTCTGTACAATGAGAATCTTGTTCCGGTTACGAACAGACG GTGCCTGTGTGAGTTAGCGAAGCAGATAGGTTTCCAAGACCAGGCACAACATATATTCCAATTGGAGCAACAATTGTCCACGTTTAGGCATGTT CAACCGGAAATGGTTCGCCGTGACATAAAGTTCGCAAGGTCCTTAAGCATTGCAACGAAGTTGAAGTTCCCTTTTCCGCATATGGTCGCCGTAGTAGTTAAGGAACGCACTGGAGGCGGTTTACAATTACTTACACAGGGTACAGCAGACATAATTTTGGATTCGTGTATTGAGTTTTGGGATGGTCACGATCTCTGTCCACTTTCCGCGTCCGATAG AAAAAAGGTGCAAGACTTTTATCAAAGGACAAGCTTAACATCATACTGCACTGCATTTGCATACAGACCATTAACGCGTGGTATTAGCAGTAAAATGTCTAAAATATACTTAGAACTTCCTGCAGACAGCAAACATTTGTACACACCCCATAGAAGCCCCACTCCATTGCCCTGGGACTTTAGAAATGTTCTTGATCCCCGAGTGAAAGGCATACTTGGACAATTTCATTCAACTG ACTCCTTGTTGTGCAATGAAAATAAGGACGAcaacataagtgatgtagaaagtTGTTTTGAAATTCAATGCAACCAAGTCTTCATTGGAATGGTCACAATGCAGTATCAAGCACAAACGGATATG GTTCAATTGATCGAACAATTGGACAGAGCATGCATACGATTCGTACACTTCAGCAAAGAGAACGAACTGCGGTCTCGGGTGTTCTCGGAGAAGATGGGTCTGGAAAGCGGATGGAATTGTCATATTTCGTTGCTCAGTGAAAGAGCTAG GTCCGAGAGTCCAGTGGGTTGGTGGGTGAGCCAGGCAGCAGCCATGTCCTCACCCACTCCCTCGGCCCAATCTCATCAGCATAATTACTCCTGCATGGATGAGGCCAGCCACTTGCTTAATCGTGTCTCTCCTCG CACCAATCTGGACACCAGCCGTGCCATGAGCATGTCCGCACCGAGTGCCATAAATACGGACTTCTCGACCGTCAAGTTCGACGACGAGACCACCGAGTGGAACGACACCGGATTGTCTCAAGTGAAGAGTGCCATGAGCCATAG GGAACAGGATACGGTGAGAAGCGAGGACAGTGTGCTGGTGCAAAGTGTAGATTTAGGATCTGGCCAGGAAGCGTGGCGGTCACTAAGCTGTCTTACGGATAGCACGGAACAAAGTGCTCCTGTTAATTTCGACTTATCCAACAGA GCGAAGCTACCAAGAGGCATCGACAAAATTCGACCACACCTGGAACTAATAGACAACGTTCCCTTACTGGTGTCATTGTTCACCGACTGCAACACAACAGTCACTAGGGAAATGCTGCACATCATGCAGGATTATGGAGAAGTTGTTTGCGTGCTTGGCTCCTCCGCTAACGCAGAGAACATGCCAATATTTATGCAAGCGGATGCAGG GGTCGCCGTGGAACCGTTGTACCCACAAGTTTGCCAGAGAATTCCTGTACTAACTCTAACGAGAGAAGACCAAGGCCCATCTCCGGTCGACATAAGCAGAGCGTTGAACTCTGTTGCGTGCTCGTTGAGCGTGAAGCGCGAGGATCCGATCGCCATATTCCATTTGATTATGGAG GCTCGTCATTACATGAAGTGCCTCTGGAATTGCGTGCAATTCTGGGTCTGTTGCACGGTCACACTCTCCTTCACGCAAGCTCTGTCCAGCTTCCTGCTGCTGCCGCCATTGTTCTCCGTCGATCAGGTCTTATGGTTGAGTTGCTTAATCATTCCAATGCTATCGATATCAATGATCGCCACGCCGAAAGACACCACTATAATGCAACGTGCCACTGGCAAGAATCAGTGCACCATAAACGGACAA ATCGCATTGTTCGTTCTGTGGTGCTACGGTAGCAAGTTTCTACCCACGATTATAACTATAGTTTTATCGCAGTGTATCTCGTTTATGACACTGTGCCCCATTTACGCGAACATGGACGCCAAGTGTCTTTACGTGTACCCCGAGTCCAGGGGTGAGGTGCCATGGGGTGGCTGGGGTGCCAAACCAAATGTCGTCTTAGTGGTACAGCATTTTGCTTTGTCGTTGTTAGTTTTACATTTAG TAACGATATCCGTAGGCTTTGTACATAGAGAGTACTCTATTTGGAGGAAACTACCTTTCAACAATTTCGTGTGGTTCTTAAGTGCATTTATAAC tctGTGCGCACAAGCAGCATTCTCGGGGGCTGTTTTCTGCTCGTTCTGGAAAGAGGAGGGTGAGAAGATCACGGATTTTCCGCTTCATCTTCCTCTGTTCTTCTTGAGTTCTCTGCCCCTCATTTTTGCCGTTAACGAGTTGATTAAGTGGCAAGAGATTAA AGTGAACGTGAGGTATCAGAAGAGAGCTCGGCTGGAATTCGGTACGAAGCTCGGTATGAATTCGCCGTTTTAG